The Candidatus Stygibacter australis DNA segment TTGATGTTATGATCTTTGAAAATGGCTCCTTCCATCTTGTCGATAAGAAACATGTATTCAATAAGCGTGATCAGATGACCATTTTGACTAAATGCTCAGATATTTTGCTGATAGGCAGTGGAGCAGATGGAAAGGGAGGACGGGGATTCCCGGAAATGAAACCTGTTCAATTCATCTTCAACACTAATACCGGTCAAATGACACAAGTGATCATCCTGCGCACTCCCGAAGCATGTCAAGTATATAATCGATTGATAAAGGAGAAGAAAAATGTCACATTCATCCTCCATAACACCTGCTGATTATAAAAGAATTTATGCCATCAGAGTAATTCTTCTACTCATCTGGGGTGGTTTAATAGTTTTTGGCATTATCACTCTCCTTCAACCGGACTGGCTGACAGATATATCAAAAATAGGTAAAGAATCTGAGGCAATGGACCTTAAAAAAATGGGTGATGATCTCATGTCTGAGAAACAATTCAATGGCGCAATTGCCATTTATCAAAAGGCATTGGACCGTAATCCCGAACTATATGAAGCACTCGGAAATATGGCAATTTCCTATGCCCGGTTGGGAAAGATTGATATGGCGGAAAAAACCTTAAAAAAAATGATCAACCTTATTCCCGAACGCGACTATATAGGCTATCTGAATCTGGGTGAAATTTATTTAGGTCAGGAAGATTATCAAAAAGCCAGAGAATATTATCAGCAATCTCTATTCACAAATCCATTTCCAGAGGATGCGTATAAATTTGCCGGCTTTTGCAGTAAGCAACTTGGTGATCTGGAGCTGGCATTGCAGTATTATAACCAGGCGATCTCAAAAATGTCAGATTTTGAACAGCTATACAAAGGTTCACTGCAAAGAGATCATTACAGATTGAAGAAAAATGCCGAAGCACTTCAGCAAGTGCAAGATCTAATGGCTGTTGATGATGTTTCTGAGATCCTGGCTAAATACGATGAAAAAGTTTTGCATTATCTTCAGAGCCATAACCCCGAAAATTCAAAGATATATAATGAAATGGGTATAATATTTCATAATCTGGGAAATGTAGAGATGGCAAAACGCGCATTGCAGAAAGCTATCAATATTGATCCCAGAAATAAAAAAGCTCGCGATAATCTGAGATTGATCACCCAGAATTAGTTTGATACAAGGCAGAAATAACTGAGGAGGAAAAATGAGAAAAATTATTGTTTTATTGATTTTATTGATTTTATCTACAATGCTTCAGGGAAAATCTTATTATGCCCAGGATTATAATTGTCTGATAAATATTCGCGAAAACGGTGATCTGCATGTGAGAGAAGTATTTCGTTATCATTTTTCCGGAGGCCCATATTCCTGGGTATCACGATATATTCCAGAGCGGGCTACAGATGGACTTCAGTTTATTCGTGCTTTTGTTAAAGATACAGATGGCAATATAATTTCCGCGACTGATAATTACAAATTTGATGACGATAACCTTGTTGTTAAATGGAATTTCTTACCAGTAATGGATGAATCACTTGATTTTGAGCTTGAGTTTGTGGCTCATCATGTTCTCTATATAGAAGATGAAGTATTAATGGTTGATTACCAGCCTTTGCCAAAAGATCATGATTTCATTATTGATCAAGGCAGGATAGAATTGATCTTGCCCGGCAAATTACCTTCCCCTCTGGGTGTTTTTTCCAATACAAGCAATAAAGTACAAGTATCTTATTCCGAAAATAGTGTGATCTATAATTTCTGGGGTTTGGCAGGTGATGA contains these protein-coding regions:
- a CDS encoding tetratricopeptide repeat protein, which codes for MSHSSSITPADYKRIYAIRVILLLIWGGLIVFGIITLLQPDWLTDISKIGKESEAMDLKKMGDDLMSEKQFNGAIAIYQKALDRNPELYEALGNMAISYARLGKIDMAEKTLKKMINLIPERDYIGYLNLGEIYLGQEDYQKAREYYQQSLFTNPFPEDAYKFAGFCSKQLGDLELALQYYNQAISKMSDFEQLYKGSLQRDHYRLKKNAEALQQVQDLMAVDDVSEILAKYDEKVLHYLQSHNPENSKIYNEMGIIFHNLGNVEMAKRALQKAINIDPRNKKARDNLRLITQN
- a CDS encoding DUF2207 domain-containing protein produces the protein MRKIIVLLILLILSTMLQGKSYYAQDYNCLINIRENGDLHVREVFRYHFSGGPYSWVSRYIPERATDGLQFIRAFVKDTDGNIISATDNYKFDDDNLVVKWNFLPVMDESLDFELEFVAHHVLYIEDEVLMVDYQPLPKDHDFIIDQGRIELILPGKLPSPLGVFSNTSNKVQVSYSENSVIYNFWGLAGDEVFPVGLTLSEDALPIEKPHWQEIDEKQSYYGKYLLLLLFVALIATLLLAFKLINVSRRHKIRFTPDQLPDDLFEIHPGFVSKLVSGFDNSVVPFASLFYRLLKQDSVVIEKTAKKKYRVVLTENVPEDTIDKSFYEILQQLIDKDVNDLKKIFSQLYKYKK